A stretch of DNA from Cerasicoccus sp. TK19100:
CCTTTTTGATATTGATATCCCCGTGGCGGCAGGCCAGCCCGCCGTCCAACCACAGGAAGTGGTGTTTCGAGGAAAACCCGTGGTGGTTTACCAGGACAGAGAGCGCACCATCGTCATCGAACCGCTAAAAACCAAAGATTCCGCCGATTCCTGAAACTTTTTGCGCCCGCGAGCGTTTGCGTATTTAAAGAACCAACATGAAACCAGACGACCAACCCACGGATCCCCTCGACGCGCTGCTCAGCCGTCAGCCCGTGAAGCCCAAGGCGGACTTCGCGGAGCGGACCCTTGCGCGTCTGGATAAGGAGCTCGCCGAACGCCCCGAAGCTGCGGCCTTCGATGCCGAGCTGGACGCGTTGCTCGCCGCCCAGCCACTCAAGCCCAGTGCCGAGCTGACGGACAAAGTCTTGGCCGAAATTTCGGCTGATCAAACTGCGCAGCCAGAGGAAAACAAAATCATCGGCTTCCCCTCATGGGTGGTCGCGCTGGGCTCGATCGCCGCGCTGATGGTGCTCGGCATGTTCAGCTTTATCACGCTTTTCGACTACGCCAAGAGCCAGAAACAACCCACCGGCCCGGCCATCGTCCAGAACGACGCGTCCGCGCAAACGACTTCTGACCAAACGCCGGAAACCACAACCACACAGCCAGACACCGAGACCGAGGTTTACGTGGCCAGCGTCGAGTCCAGCGACATCCCGCTGCCGGGCAACGCCATGGACGAGTCGACCGAAATCGTGGAATTTGAAAACGTCCTGACCCTCGACGAAACGTTGGACGATATCCTGTTGCTCGCCGATCTGGAAACCCTGGACAGCCTTCAAGCCTTTCTTAACTAGCCATGTTCGCCGTAAAATACAGTCGCCCTCGCATCCTGATCGCCACGCTTTCGCTGAGCGCGCTGACGCTGGGCGGATTGTTCGCGCAAAACCAGCGCTACCCGGGCCTGGCCGCACCGTTCGCACCACCTCCGCCACCTCCGCCCGCCGATGCGGTTGATGCGCCGCCACCACCCGACAATCGCCCATCCATGGAGCAACGGCAGGAGGCCAAGCGCCTCATCAATGAATTTAACGACTCCAGCGCCACCTACGACGAAGAGCAAAGCGACCGCGTAACCATGGAGCAGCTTCACGCGCTGGAGCGCTTCCTCGAAATGCCCCCCGAGCAACTCGCCCGCATTCGCCAGACCATTGAGCGCGTCGAGGCCATGAGCCCGGAGGAGAAAGACGCCATTCGCGCCCGTATCGCCGCCTTCCGCAACCTGGAGGAAGAAAAGATCAACCGCATCCGGAAATTTCACCAGGTGTGGAGCAATCTGGATCCGCAGGAGCGCCGCCTCGTCCACCGTTATATCATGACTCTCCCTCGCGATGAGGCGGAGCAAATCCGGCAACAGACCGCCTCCATGTCCGCACAAGAGCAACTGGCACATTTTAATGAGCTGCTAGCCCGCGCCGAGGCCGCAGATGCCGCTGGAGAGCTGCCCTCGATGGCGGACAACATCCGCCGCTGGCGTCGTGACCGTCGTGACAATAGCGACAACGGCCGCGACCAGAATGGCTACATGAACACCCGCCGCCAGCAGGAGGAGCCTCTTCCCGGCCCCCCGCCAAGCCAACCAGCGGAGTAATTTGCGCGACCAAATCAAGCCACCGTTGCGGGCAGCGATAAACGCACTACACGATGTGCCGGTAAGAAAAGCTGTCATATAAAATCTCGCCGAGTCTAGCTAGCGGTCGATCCGGTGTTCGTGCTCGCTGCAGACTTTTTGGCGGCTCTTTTTCTAGCCGTCTTTTTGGTGGCAGCTTTTTTCGTCACTTTTTTCACGGCTTTTTTAGTGGCCTTCTTAGCGACGGCCTTCTTAGCGGCTTTTTTCACCGACGCTTTTTTAGCTGCCTTTTTGGCGGTCGCCTTTTTGGCTGTTTTCTTCGCGGCGACTTTCTTGCTAGCTGCCTTCTTGACCGCTTTCTTGGAAACTTTTTTAGCCGCCTTTTTGGTCGTCACCTTCTTGGCCGCGGACTTTTTCGCGCCGGCTTTCTTTTTACCGGACTTCTTCGACTTCTTAGGCGTGGCCTTGGCATCGGCCTCAGCCGCGGCCTGCTCGGAATAGACGGTCTCGTGGATCTTGCTTAAGTTGTCCTCGATCTTGGCAATGACCGGCGAGGTCAGCTCGTAAGTGGAGTTGTAGATATTCGTGAGGGTATCACAGGTCTTATCCAGGAGGTCCTCGTGATAGTCGCGGGACTTCACTTTCTGCGTGCGCAGAAACTTCTTCATCTTCTTCGCGAGCTGGCCTTTTTTTAATTTTTTCATAGTCTTGCCTTTCAGTCGTTTAGGCAATGTTAGGAACCATATCAGCGTTTGGCAAGAAAACGTTACGAAGCTTGGGCTTTCTGCATAAACCTTCCTATCGAAGTGTGCAGCCTAAAGAATCTTTGGGCTGCGGCGTATAAAAACACATATGAAGATCGCTGAACCAGCCAAAGCGCAAAAGCTTGCTGGCTCAGGTATACTGGAGCTGGTAATTTTAACCGGCTGAAAACCTTCACCCGATAATCGAACGCCAAGCAAAAGGTTTTGCCCAATCAAGCCCTCGAGTTTGGCTCGTCCTTCTGCTCCAAGACCTGAGTAGGACTGGTAATAGCCATTGCCGGTAATCGTCTGATAAACTGCATCAGTAACATTGAGTTGGAAAATGATATCGCCTCCAGACCAGATTTGAGAGGCCAAAACTGTATCAGAGTAATAGCCTCCAGGATGACCAACATTCGTATCGAAAGCTTTTTCGTTCCAGTAATCTACGACGCTGTTTGTCGTGCCGCCAAGGTCTCGAAGACTCCAAGAAATAAGTCCCGCTCCCCCAATATCATGTGGAGTTCCACTATCTGAGCCAAAAATCGCGAATTCTTTGGTATTGGTGTTGAGTCTGAGTTCTAGAACCGCTGAAGCATTGCACGCCAATATCAGGAATAGTGAAAGACAGAAGAATTGACGAATTAGAGTCTTGTTCGGTTTGCGCAGCATAATGTGAACACTCGAACTATTAACAAACACACGCACAAGAAAAAGCATGTAGCAATATGGTTAATTATTACACCATAAAGCCACATAACTTTTATATATGCTGCAAAACTCAACAATAAAAGCGGGCAGAAAACACGAGTAAAACAGCTATTGCAAAATAAAAATGGTTACAAACTAGCAATACCATGTCGCATCATTTTGGAATCTATCGGTCCAGCCGGACGTTGCCTAGTAGCCGACGGTGCGGCCGAGATAATTGATCATCCAGTGCTCTTTCCAGAGGCGGTAGCGGCCCTCGAAGGACAGGCGACCGTGCTCTTCCTGAAACTCGTGCGGGAGCAGGTAACCGGACTGCAAATTCGCAATTTCCAGGCTGGTTTGCTGGCGATTCATGTCGTCCAGCGAATCGTCGTCTTCCCACATCTCGACGTTGACGCCCTCACGAAGCAAGCGGCGGCGATGGTAACGCAGGAGCTTGTCGAGCTTGCGCATGAGCGGCTTGCGGACGATGAACCATTTCTCCGGATAAAATCCACCAAAGGGCATGGTGAGGTTCGACGTGATGACTCGCTCGCCCTCACGCGTCTTGGTGGTGAGCACGTAGCACACTTGGTGCGAGTTAACGCCGTTGGGGAAAAACATGACCTGTAGCCGTACGAGGCCCTGCTCATCCTGATAAATGCTGGAGCGGATCACGAAGTCCTTAATCAGCTCGGCCTTCAGGGAATCCATCTTCTTAAAGCCCGTGCTGCGGAGCCAGTCGCGCAGCAGAATAAAGCGCTTGTCAGCCGGCCACTCGTCACCCTCGGAGTTCTTGCGAAAGCGCGGAAACAGCGGGATCGGCCCTTTGCTCACCGCACACACCTCCAGCCAATTGTAGAGCGTTTCGAGCAAAAACCAGCCCAGAAACGAGACCGCCGCGAGCACCCAAAATGGACGCTCCGACCAGCCAAATTCACGCGCCGCCGCCGCCACTGTAAAGGCGAACAGCAACCAGCGAAGCCAACGATTGAGTATCGACAGAACCGGGCTTTGCCAGTGATTGTTCGCCAAACTGATCCCCAGCGAGAGGATCAACAGGCCGAATACAATCTGTGTGCAAACTGACATTTAGCGGTTTAGACGGCGAAATAGGGGGTTGGGTTCCATATTTCACCAGGGGCCGAAACCCGGGCGGGAGACGCTCCCTTAGTTCAAGCGCAACGGCATGATGACGCACAGGAAACTATCCAGGGTCTTAAACACGCCAGGGCTGAGCTCGTCCTTAAATTCAAAGTAAACCTCGTCTTGGGCGAGGGCCTTGAGCGGATCCAGCAGGAACTGCGGATTGAAGGCCACGGTGACCTCGCCGCCTTCGTAGCTGATGGCCATGGACTCGTGGGACTCGCCGTATTCGGGCGACGAACCGGTGATCTCGAGCAGATTGTCCGACAGCTTCAACTTCACGGAGTTGTTTTTGTCGCTCGTCACGAGTGCTGCGCGCTGCACGCATTCAGCCAACAACTCACGTTCGATTTTGATCCGGTTTTCGGTCTCCTTGGGGATGACCTGCTTGTAGTCCGGATACTTGCCCTCGACGATCTTGGAGACGAGGTAAATGGAGTCCACCAGGCCACTGTCGTCATCGGTTGCGATCTGGATCTCGAAAGCCACCTGACGGTCGCTAAAGGTAATTTTCACGTCCTCGCCCTGGCCGAGCAAGCGCTGCAGCTCGTCCACCGTCTTCGCTGGCAGGATGAGGTCACCGGCGTTGTCTTCGACAACTTCCACTTCGTTGCTGCACAGGGCCAGGCGGCGGCCATCGGTGGCGACGAGGGTCATCGAATTATCGCGGAACTGGAAGAACACGCCGTTGAGGATGTAGCGGTTCTCGTCCTTGGACTGAGCGTAGGAGACGTTCTTGAGCATGCCCACGACGTCGTCCTGCTTGAGATTGAAAATGTGCTGGTCGGCAAAGCTCGGCAGTGGCGGGAACTCGTCCTCGCTGATGCCCATGATGCGGAACAGGGAGCCGCCGGAAGTGATCTTGGCCTGATTGCCGGAAGAGGCGTCCACTTCGACCTCGCTGTTGGGCAGGGCGCGGACGATGGTGGCCAGCTTGCGGACCGGAAGCGTAATGCCGCCGGGCTGGGAGACTTCGGCCTTGATGCGGCAACGGATGCCGAGGTCGAGATTCGTAGTTGTCAGGGATAGCTGGTTACCTTCGGCCTGGATGAGCACGTTGCTGAGGATGGGCATCGTGGCGCGGGAGCCCACCACGTTCAGCACCTGTTGCAGGCCGGTAGCGAAATGATCACGGTGAATCTTGAACTTCATTGGAACAAAAAGTGGGTGTTTTCGGACTTACTGGCAACGTTAGATTATTAGGAAAATATTTTATAAAATTCTCTATTCCCTATTATAGGCGGAGCATGAGTGTAACAAGCCTGTAACTGCCTGTTTTCAAACAGCTTGCGCCAGAGATTGAAGGGGAATAACTTTGAGGGCAAGCCCGAACAAAGAATAACATGTCAGTAAGTTGCCGCTTATTCGCAACTATCCCCTGAGTTACCCCCACGTTGTTCCGAATGAGTTTCGGCCGCGTTTCGAAGGTGTTTCCTTGAAGATGTTTCGCTGCGTTTGCTGGGAGGATGTTGAGAAATATGGTGAGGCGAATTTGAAAATTGGCACCCAGAAACCACATGGAATTATGACTGTTCGCGCTGGACATTGATGGTGTGCTGTCGATCGGCCGATGTGGATATAAAAGTATCCTCATACTGCTCAGCGTTGAATCGGCTGCCGCGCATCGTCGACCAAACTTCACTGCCCTCACTGACTAATTCATCGAACAAGTGAAATGCATCCGTTGCCCGGATGAAAATACAATTCGCTTCGGTGGCGTATTTTGCGGCTTCAGTCTCGGCTTTGAGATACGCTTCGTTTTCCGAGGCGCATTTCCACAGGGTGATCCTCTCTTCAAATAACGTTTCTCCTTTCCTGGCTCGCGTGGGATGCGAGAACAGGCAGCGGACGGCATACCAGGGCTCTTTCATATCAAAGCTGTTGAGTGGCGTGAAATGCCTGACGGTCCAAGGCAATAAGTGGAGAGAAAAGATAACCGAGGAAATTTCCCGAATACTCAATCTGGCCGTCGATCGTTTGGCGCTTGTGGAATTCCATTCCTTTGGGCTGCCATACCATTTCATTCGTAATTGAGAGGCCCACGGCGTAGCGCGTTTCACCATTCTGCCAAGGCTGATACTTTCCCAGTAAGCTTGCGGTCAGGTATAAACCAAAATACGCGGCGGCAACGATTGCACATCCGTATCTCAGCTGTTTCTTCATGTCTTAATAGGTTAATCATTGTCTGTTAGATGTCCAAGCGAAAGCGCCAATCAACTTGATCGCAGGCATAGCCGCGCCATTCTGTTGACACCCGGCATGGCGCTGTCATGACTTAACGTGTAAGGGTTTCTCCCAATCTTAACCATTTGCCGCATGTTGCGAACTTTGCTGAGTGCTCTCCTATTAATGACGTTGGTTCCCGCCAGCGCCGATTTGCCGCCGCCACCAGGTTACTCATCCGAGGTGAAAGAACGCCCGAACCCGCGTCAGCGTTCGCGAAGCAGCATCCCGGAATCAGGCGAGCGTGGTTCAGCCCCCATCGTGCAGTCCGGCATGATCGTGATCAATGACGCGGTGGGCGATATCTCCAAAGCAACGGCTAAGGAACACCTGGACTTTGTCCGCGTAACCTTGGCACCCTTAAGCGAGAGCGACATTCTCGTAACGGTGGAGTTCGCTGAGCCGATGCCCAGCGATGCGGCGGAGGACGAGTATTGCGATATCTTTTTCAGCCTCGATCTGGATCGCGATTCCGGCACGGGCACCGAGTTTGGGCAGTTGGGCATCGATTGCGCCATCAAATTTAAGGGCTACGATGCGGTCCAGCCCTGGGAAGGCCGGGTAAAGGCCCATAGTGACGTTGCCAATGACTACGGCCTGAAAGTGCAAGATGTCCAATACGGCGATCAGGCTTTGTCATTTCTCCTGCGCGCCACTGGCCCGAAGAAATTGCAGAACTTCGGCCTGCATATGGGCGCAATGGCGAACTACCGCTCCGTGGACACGATACCGAATGCCTCGCCGCTCTACATCGATCTCAGCCAAGTGGGCTATTAGAGTGCAGGGCGAACGGACATTCAACTTTCAGCAAATTTGCCCCAACGGGGCTACGCAACTATAGCCCAGGGTTGGCTTGAGGCCGCAGAGCGGCTGAACGCCTACCCTGGGAATGCGAATACGTAAATTGCCTATCCCAACGGGATTGCGCAAAACGACAGCTTGCGCAGCCCCGTTGGGGCAGTGTTTGTAGCAATCAAGATATAAAATGAATGTCCGTTGGCCCTAGCCTTTGAAAATCGGCTGCGATCGCGGTGATCCTTTTGTTAACCGATCCGGCACGGCTCCCAAGTGCATAGAAAAGGAGGCGCATTGCGGCACCTCCTTTGGGGAATCTACGATCCCTATCGAGAAAATTGGTATGCTGGATGGTTCAGGCTGCCGGCTCGTCCTGCCGACTATCGTCCAGATATTGGTGCAGGCGCCAGGTTCCGATAACGAGGCCGAGCAGACCGGAGGCGAGCATCAGGCGCTGGCCGGCGTGCCAATAGATGACGGCGAACACCAGCAGGGCAAAGCCCAGCGAGAGAAAGATGAGTGATTGAGCGAAAGTTGAGCTGTTTTCATCTGGCGTGGCAACGCTCGCCAGGGTGGTCAGATGTTTTTCGATGTCCCTCATGATGGGACTTAAGATACTGGATTATGCATACAGGCTGCAAGAAATCAGGTGGTCATTTATCCTTCACCAGCTGAATTTTGAAATGCGTATCTTTCGTTGGTAGAACACCTTAGCCGATTCTCATTTCTGAAGAAATGCAGCGCTGCCGATACAGTCGCGACAAAAAGAAAAAGGGGTATAGGCCCTATTTGCGACTTTTCGCCATTGGGCTATTTACCTTACTAGCGGAAGAGCATCACCGGGATGAGGCAGCGGCGGATGAGGTCCGTGGTGGTGCTACCGATGAGCAGCTCACGGATGCGGCTGTGGCCATAGGCACCCATGATGAGCAGGTCGATACCGCTGCGCTCGACATAGTTCACGATCTCGTCTTCGACGTCGCCGGTGAGCAGTTGGCAATTGGCGTTGATGCCGGCTTCTTCCAGGCGGCCTTCTGCGACACGCAGGGAGCGGGCCAGCTCGTCATCGCCGTGGCCGTTGCTCACGGTGACCACGCTTAGCTCGATTCCGCGCAGGGCCGGCTCGGCAATGAGCCAGTCGATGGCCTTCTGAGCGCTGGCGCTGCCATCGAAGGCGATGACCGCCTTTTGGATGTCGCGGAATTCGCGGTTGCAGATGAAGCAGGGTTGGCGCGATGCGCGGACCACACGCTCCAGGTTGCCGCCCAGGTGGTCCTTGGCCTGGCTGGCACCTTCGCCGCGTTTGCCGAGTAGGATCAGGTTGGCGGCGTCTTCACCGCTTTCGTAGGTATCGAGTGCGTCGACCAGCAGGCCGGTCTCGTGGCTAAAGACGATATTCTCCGCCGACACACCGGCTTCCATCAGCTCGCGGTGAGCGGCTTGCTCGACGAGTTTGGCCTTGTTGCTTTCCATCTCTTCGAGGGCGCCGGTCATCCCTTGATAAGGCGAAGCACCGAGGCTCCCGCCGAGATCAAGCAGGAAGGGCAGTTCAAATTCCCAGAGGCTGGAGACGTAAAGCGCCTCAATACGGGCCCCGGTTAGGCCCGACAGCCAAGCGGCGTAACGACATACGACGCGCGCGTAATCCGAGGCGTCTGTGCAAGCGAGTATCTTATTCATGGGGTTGTCCTTTGGTTAACGACAACCTATGCACGAATGACACTAATCACAAGCCGAACCCACCGGAAATCAGTTATTTATGACTGTCGATTGGGCGCAAAGCCAACGTGGAGCAGCTAAGGTGGCGGCCGGTGCCTGTCCCGCTGAGCGGCGATCCCCACCGGCCAGAGCTTGAAACTAAAAGCTTGAATCGGTCCGCGATTAAACATTGTCCGCGAAACACGCTGGTTGATAAGCATCAAGTCCCCGCCTACATTGTTGCCGGTGAGACACCGGCCGCTACCTTCCTAGGGGCAAATTTTAAGGCTCCTTGCGCGGCACGTCCGACGTCGATTTTTCCTCGGCTGCTTCCTCTTCTTCGGGAATGTCCACTTTGGGGAAAGGCGCGGACTCGGCCTGCCAGAGGTTATCTTCCTCCTCGGAATGCTCAATTTTGCCCGGCTTGGGGAAAGGAGCGTTTTCGGCCTGCCACAGGTCGGCGTTGTCCTCTTTGGGCGCGGGTGGCTTGAGCGGTGAAGGGGGTGACTCAGGCTGAGGCGGTGTTGCGGCCAAGTTGGTATGGGCGGGTAGCGGCGGCGGGGTGCGCGTTACGGGCGCGGGTTGTGGCTCCGGTTGCGGTTTGCTGCGCTTCAGATCCGACGCGGCAACGCCCAGACCGGCAAACAAAACGCCGACGCCAAAAAAGAAAATGTGCCCCAGCCAGCACAGATTTGCCAAGCTCATGAAGGGCTCTGCCCAGTCAATCTCCGGCAGGATCAAGATCTGCAGTATCCACTCGGTAATGCCGAAGACCAGGCCCAGAAAGCCACTGATCGCCGCCAGCACGCCGAAGATGGATCGCGAAGTCATGGCGCGGGAAATATCCGCTTAGGACTTGGCCCAGGAATCTTCCTGACGCTTGAGGAACTCGTTGTAGATCGCGAGCACGACGAGCAGCTTTACCGCAACGCCCAGAATACCCAGCACCATCAGCGGTCCCAGCAGGTTATTGAATTCAAATGGTGGATACATGGCGGCGATTAAAAGGATTAATGGACAAAGATTAAAGGAAAAAGAAAGGCCGTTTAAAGGTGGATTTGGCCCTCCAGATAGAGCACGGCGCGCCCGGAGATGAACACACGCTCGCCGCGGAGCTCACACGACAGGCTACCGCCACGGGGCGAGAGCTGGCGTGCGGTCAGCGTAGTTTTGCCGAGCTTTTTGGCCCAGTAGGGAGTGAGCGCGCAGTGAGCCGAACCCGTCACGGGGTCTTCATTGATGCCGTAGTTGGGCGCGAAAAAGCGGGAAACGAAGTCCACCTCCGTGCCCTTGGCAGTGATGATCACGCCGCGCTTTTTCAGCGGACGCAATTGGTCAAAATCCGGCTGCACGGCGCGGAGGGTCGCCTCATCCGGGAGCACGGCCAGGTAGTCCATGCCGCGGCGACACTCGATCGGCATGACGCCTAGCGCCTCGGCCAGGTGATGTGGCGGGTAGCACTTCTTGGTCGGGATGGCGGGAAAATCCAGCGTAATGTCGTCACCCGCGGCCGTGACTCTTAGCGGGCCGCTCTGGGACTGAAACGTGACCCCGGCCCGCAGCTCCGGCTGTTGTCGAAAGAGCACAAACGCCGTCGCCAAGGTGGCGTGCCCACAGAGATCCACCTCTTTCGTGGGCGTGAACCAGCGCAGCCGGTAGCCATCGCCCTCGGGGACGTAAAACGCCGTTTCCGCCAAGTTATTCTCAGCGGCGATGGACTGCATGACGTCGTCATCCAGCCACTCATCCAGTGGGCAAACTGCAGCGGGGTTCCCCTGAAACAGCGCGTCCGCAAAGGCGTCCACCTGAAACAGAGGAATCGCAGCCATAGCTTAAGCGCGGACTTTGGTGCCGGATGGCACGATGCCATTCTTCATCACCATGATGATGCCGTCGCGCACGTAGAGATCGCCTTCGGACCAGCCGTCGGGCTTGCCCGCGGGGGAGAGCTCCACGTCGTCGCCGATACGGGCGTTTTTATCGATGATGGCGCTGTTGATCTTGCAATTCTTGCCTACGCCGAAGTTGGGGCGCTGGAGCTCGGCATTTTCCTGGCGGTCCTCGTCGGTCTCATACCAGTCGGCACCCATCATGACAACGTCTTGCAGCTCAGTGCCGGTGCCGATCATTGAGCGAACACCGATGACGCAGTGCGTTACCTTGGACTGCGAGATGATGCTGCCGCCGCCAAAGAGGGTGCGGCTTACCTCGGCACCGTTGACCTTGGTGGCCGGCAGGTAGCGGGCACGGGTGTAGATCGGTGCTTTGTCGTCAAAGAAGTTAAACGGCGGAAGCTCGTCGGTGAGGGCCAAATTGGCGTCAAAGAACGCGGCGACCGTTCCGATGTCTTCCCAGTAGTCGTCGTAAATGTAGCTGTTGAGCGATACCTTGCCGAGGAGGCCGGGGATGATTTCCTTGCCGAAGTCGGTCTCGTCACCCGAGAGGGCGTCGCGCATGACGCGGGCCGAGAACACGTAAATACCCATCGAGGCCAGGACGACGTCATCGGGGTTGCCGTCGAGCGTGGAGCGCAGCTTGTCACCGATGATGAGGCTCTCGATCACGGCCGGGTCGGTGGGCTTTTCGACGAATTCCTGGATGGAGTAGTCATCATCGACGCGCATGACGCCGAGGCCGGTCACTTCGGACTTGTGCATAGCCTTGGCGGCGATGGTCAGATCGGACCCGAGCCTGTTGTGGTGCTCGATGATCTTGCGGAAGTCCATGCGGTAAAGCTGGTCTCCGGAGAGGATCAGGAAGAGGTCGTTTTTGCCGTCGTTAAAGTGGTGCAGGTTTTGGCGAACGGCGTCCGCCGTGCCTTGGTACCAGGTCTCGCCGGAGTCGGTCTGCTCGGCCGACATGATGTCCACATAACCGCCGCCAAACGGGTCGAACTGATACGTCGACTGGATGTGGTTGTGCAGCGAGGCGGTGTTGAACTGGGAAAGCAGGTGGATGCGGTTGATCCCCGAATTGAGACAGTTACTAATTGGGATATCGACCAGGCGATATTTGCCGGCGAGCGGCACAGCTGGCTTACAACGTTCCTTAGTCAGCGGGTAAAGCCGGGTTCCGCGGCCGCCGCCCATGATGACGCTTATGACATTTTGATCCATGGCAATTCAGGGTATAAGTGAGTTTATTCTCACCGTTGGCCATAGGGGAAAAAAAATCCAGACTCTTTTGTTACAAAGGCAGATATTAACGTGACTGTCATTTTCTAAAACCCTTGCTTGCGAAACCATCGGCCAATGCCCAGCATCGGCGCTCATGGAATTGAAAGTAATTCTTGCCGACGAAAAAATCTCCCACATTGCCCTGATCGGTCGGATGGATCACGCCGGCGTTTCCGCCGTTGAACTAAAGTTTCTCGCCGCTACCGCCAGCCGGCAGAAGCCGACCCTCGTCGACATGAGCGAGGTTACCTTTGTCGTCTCCCTGGGCATTCGTATGCTCTTGGGTGCCGCCAAGAGCCTCGAAGCCAACGGCAACAAATTGGCCCTGGTTAACACCCAGCCCCTCGTCGCCGAAACCCTCCGCCTGGCCAAGCTGGACGAAGTGTTCATCCTGGCCGATTCCGAAGAAGACGCCCGGGCGAAGCTGGGTGTGTAAGGATCTATTTACTGCGCGTCAGCGAATAAAATTTTAGAACGCGATCGCTGGCGGAACGCGAACCTCTGTGTTCGCCATTTATTCCATCATTCTTCAGGTAGCGCTGGCGCGTCTCGCGTCGCAAGCAGTGCCGTTATACGCAATCAGTTCGTGAAGACGCGTTGGCGATATCCGCTTTCAACGAACATTCCATTTCGTTTCTCCAATCCTTGCGGAGCGGGGACGCTCCGCGCTACCTTTTGAAGTCATGGGATGTCGGCGAACACAGAGGTTCGCGTTCCGCCAGCAATTGCCCTTCTAGTCAGACAAGCCATTTGCCCAATGGGCAAATCCGGATGCGAGGCATCCGAAGGTGCAGCGGCACGCTGCCTAGCCGATCTTGCGGAAGCGCGGGTCCTGCATGTCGATCTTCGGGTGCATGAAGTCGGCGACTTGCGGGTCGGTGCTGGCTTGGAGCTCATCAGGGGTTGCGAGGGCGACGAGTTTGCCGCCCATCAGCAGGCCCACGCGGTCGGCGATGCCGAGGGCCAAGTCGCGGTCGTGAGAGACGACGATGCTGGTCACCGAAAATTCTTCTTTGAGCGTGCCGATGATCTCGGAAATGTTGGCCGCGGTCACGGGGTCGAGCTCCGAGGTGGGCTCATCGTAGAGCAAGAGCTGCGGTTCCATGACGAGGGCACGGGCGATGGCCACGCGCTTGCGCATGCCGCCAGAGAGCTCGGCGGGGAGCTTTTTCGCGGCGTCCTGGATGTGGAGGATTTTCAGGACGCGGTCCACCTTGTCGCGGAGGGTGGACTTGTCGTAGAGGCGGTGCTCGCGCGGGTAAAAGGCGAGGTTGTCAAAGACGCTCATCGAGTTGAAGAGCGCGCCGGCCTGGAAGACGAGCGCGGTGCGGATCTCGCGGTGCGTTGCGGGTTGTTCGGCGTCTTTGCCGTCGATGAGCACTTGGCCGCTGTCGGGCTTTTCCAGATTCACGAGGTGGCGCAGCAGGACGGATTTGCCCGCGCCGCTGGGGCCCATGAGCACAAAGATTTCGCCCGGCTCGACGCTAAAGGAAACGTCGTCCAGCACGACTTGGTCGCCAAAGCGCTTGCTGAGCTGTTTGACTTCGACGCCGACGGGTGTGGTGGATGGTTCGGCCATGGCTTACAGGAAAAGGCGGGTTAACACGTAGTCCAGCAGCAGCACCAGGAACATGCTGGTGACGACTGACCGGGTGACCGAGAAGCCGATCTCGCGCGGGCCGCCGCGGGTGATGAGCCCTTGGTTGCAGGCGATGAGCACCACGACGAAGCCGAAGACCTCGG
This window harbors:
- a CDS encoding DUF3106 domain-containing protein, whose amino-acid sequence is MFAVKYSRPRILIATLSLSALTLGGLFAQNQRYPGLAAPFAPPPPPPPADAVDAPPPPDNRPSMEQRQEAKRLINEFNDSSATYDEEQSDRVTMEQLHALERFLEMPPEQLARIRQTIERVEAMSPEEKDAIRARIAAFRNLEEEKINRIRKFHQVWSNLDPQERRLVHRYIMTLPRDEAEQIRQQTASMSAQEQLAHFNELLARAEAADAAGELPSMADNIRRWRRDRRDNSDNGRDQNGYMNTRRQQEEPLPGPPPSQPAE
- the dnaN gene encoding DNA polymerase III subunit beta — its product is MKFKIHRDHFATGLQQVLNVVGSRATMPILSNVLIQAEGNQLSLTTTNLDLGIRCRIKAEVSQPGGITLPVRKLATIVRALPNSEVEVDASSGNQAKITSGGSLFRIMGISEDEFPPLPSFADQHIFNLKQDDVVGMLKNVSYAQSKDENRYILNGVFFQFRDNSMTLVATDGRRLALCSNEVEVVEDNAGDLILPAKTVDELQRLLGQGEDVKITFSDRQVAFEIQIATDDDSGLVDSIYLVSKIVEGKYPDYKQVIPKETENRIKIERELLAECVQRAALVTSDKNNSVKLKLSDNLLEITGSSPEYGESHESMAISYEGGEVTVAFNPQFLLDPLKALAQDEVYFEFKDELSPGVFKTLDSFLCVIMPLRLN
- a CDS encoding DUF4288 domain-containing protein, yielding MKEPWYAVRCLFSHPTRARKGETLFEERITLWKCASENEAYLKAETEAAKYATEANCIFIRATDAFHLFDELVSEGSEVWSTMRGSRFNAEQYEDTFISTSADRQHTINVQREQS
- a CDS encoding universal stress protein translates to MNKILACTDASDYARVVCRYAAWLSGLTGARIEALYVSSLWEFELPFLLDLGGSLGASPYQGMTGALEEMESNKAKLVEQAAHRELMEAGVSAENIVFSHETGLLVDALDTYESGEDAANLILLGKRGEGASQAKDHLGGNLERVVRASRQPCFICNREFRDIQKAVIAFDGSASAQKAIDWLIAEPALRGIELSVVTVSNGHGDDELARSLRVAEGRLEEAGINANCQLLTGDVEDEIVNYVERSGIDLLIMGAYGHSRIRELLIGSTTTDLIRRCLIPVMLFR
- a CDS encoding PhzF family phenazine biosynthesis protein; this translates as MAAIPLFQVDAFADALFQGNPAAVCPLDEWLDDDVMQSIAAENNLAETAFYVPEGDGYRLRWFTPTKEVDLCGHATLATAFVLFRQQPELRAGVTFQSQSGPLRVTAAGDDITLDFPAIPTKKCYPPHHLAEALGVMPIECRRGMDYLAVLPDEATLRAVQPDFDQLRPLKKRGVIITAKGTEVDFVSRFFAPNYGINEDPVTGSAHCALTPYWAKKLGKTTLTARQLSPRGGSLSCELRGERVFISGRAVLYLEGQIHL
- a CDS encoding glucose-1-phosphate adenylyltransferase, with product MDQNVISVIMGGGRGTRLYPLTKERCKPAVPLAGKYRLVDIPISNCLNSGINRIHLLSQFNTASLHNHIQSTYQFDPFGGGYVDIMSAEQTDSGETWYQGTADAVRQNLHHFNDGKNDLFLILSGDQLYRMDFRKIIEHHNRLGSDLTIAAKAMHKSEVTGLGVMRVDDDYSIQEFVEKPTDPAVIESLIIGDKLRSTLDGNPDDVVLASMGIYVFSARVMRDALSGDETDFGKEIIPGLLGKVSLNSYIYDDYWEDIGTVAAFFDANLALTDELPPFNFFDDKAPIYTRARYLPATKVNGAEVSRTLFGGGSIISQSKVTHCVIGVRSMIGTGTELQDVVMMGADWYETDEDRQENAELQRPNFGVGKNCKINSAIIDKNARIGDDVELSPAGKPDGWSEGDLYVRDGIIMVMKNGIVPSGTKVRA
- a CDS encoding STAS domain-containing protein gives rise to the protein MELKVILADEKISHIALIGRMDHAGVSAVELKFLAATASRQKPTLVDMSEVTFVVSLGIRMLLGAAKSLEANGNKLALVNTQPLVAETLRLAKLDEVFILADSEEDARAKLGV